One Microplitis demolitor isolate Queensland-Clemson2020A chromosome 2, iyMicDemo2.1a, whole genome shotgun sequence DNA segment encodes these proteins:
- the LOC103574771 gene encoding protein jim lovell, producing MSSTAESPDGGMALQSHYSLRWNNHQSHILQAFEALLHAEIFVDVTLSCSDSSLRAHKVVLSACSPFFERIFAEHPCKHPVIVLKDFTGREVAALIDFMYRGEVRVGHEDLPGLMRAAESLQVRGLASSEPRPVSPPETPTAAETPSADDLLGSDRLTPEPTPHQSTSPLVDDESNSPARSTDLHHNPHHTLHHRITGSGSPSRAYMRDRDRLPHMSHLNFSLRELRECTSPLMPRRKQARPRRRSGELIPQDLSKPHPQPSPSPPGLNFTTTNSHHSPQNFQSIHQQQQQQQQQQQQQQQQQQQQQQQQQQQQQQHLQQQQQLNNRNEDIAENLSMKRSEPSPSEHAIKTESEAASSPRGSPLTGASLQPDSSIQDLPPTGMQALSALSLTPPHHHSEYLASLSHLAAQWAPPTSHPQSQLSHHHQQREGSPQGPNRLHHPFQQDSPLTPRRSVFPMDGSSPLGGGLFPHGGLERGLLLADLHDSFKPEALHGLFGGANLIHHPTKKSKKHRGEDGPRRWSDHSRMPLGRPKGQHSAPRGGPPRSWTNAELTEALQHVWNKKMTTSQASRIFGIPYNSLLMYVRGKYGKSLKLEQLRKDCTGATGEVMNSLNNNVKAIAPPPSQLTHPLAGLPHPDDPGFPPHPLLHQGFYPDFGTFPVPVNMVHLLPPSEQKAFESPNNNNPGLGSRSDSRAGAGPCDLTPPSRSPSPSPGERLLHDIPQPPQSAPALLQQNGAE from the exons atgtcGAGCACCGCGGAAAGTCCCGACGGTGGCATGGCACTACAGTCCCACTACTCATTACGGTGGAACAACCACCAGTCCCACATTCTCCAGGCCTTCGAGGCACTCCTACACGCCGAGATATTCGTCGATGTCACTCTGTCGTGCTCTGACAGCAGCTTACGTGCTCACAAAGTCGTCCTCAGTGCCTGcag CCCCTTCTTCGAGAGGATATTTGCGGAGCACCCGTGTAAGCATCCGGTGATAGTACTCAAGGACTTTACTGGACGAGAAGTTGCGGCCCTTATAGACTTTATGTATCGCGGGGAAGTAAGAGTGGGACATGAAGACTTACCAGGACTTATGAGAGCCGCTGAGAGTCTACAGGTGAGAGGTTTAGCTTCTTCAGAACCGCGACCTGTTAGTCCGCCCGAGACACCAACGGCAGCTGAAACCCCTTCCGCTGACGACTTGCTCGGTTCAGATCGTTTGACACCAGAGCCAACGCCACATCAGTCGACGAGTCCGCTGGTTGACGACGAGTCTAATTCACCAGCTCGTAGTACCGATTTACATCACAATCCCCATCACACCCTGCACCACCGCATTACTGGCAGTGGTAGTCCAAGTCGAGCTTATATGCGTGATCGTGACAGGTTACCGCATATGagccatttaaatttttcattacggGAATTGCGTGAGTGCACGTCTCCACTAATGCCGAGAAGAAAACAAGCGAGGCCTAGAAGAAGATCTGGTGAATTGATACCACAGGATTTGAGTAAACCCCATCCACAACCAAGTCCTAGTCCACCGGGATTGAATTTTACGACGACAAATAGTCATCATTCTCcgcaaaattttcaatcgattcatcaacaacaacaacaacaacaacaacagcagcagcagcagcagcagcaacaacaacagcaacaacaacaacagcagcaacaacaacaacaacatcttcaacagcaacagcaattAAATAATCGAAATGAAGATATAgcagaaaatttatcaatgaaaaGATCAGAACCGTCACCAAGCGAGCATGCGATAAAAACTGAAAGTGAGGCAGCGAGTAGTCCCAGAGGTTCACCATTAACTGGAGCAAGTCTTCAACCCGACAGTTCAATCCAAGACCTTCCACCGACGGGGATGCAAGCCTTGTCAGCGTTGTCATTAACGCCTCCTCATCATCACAGCGAGTACCTGGCAAGCTTGAGTCACCTGGCAGCACAATGGGCACCACCTACGAGTCATCCGCAGTCTCAACTGTCGCATCATCACCAACAGCGTGAAGGTAGTCCTCAGGGTCCAAATCGCCTGCACCATCCTTTTCAGCAGGACTCGCCCTTGACACCAAGAAGATCCGTCTTCCCAATGGACGGCTCGTCACCCCTCGGTGGAGGTCTCTTTCCCCATGGAGGACTGGAACGTGGACTCTTGCTCGCGGACTTACACGACAGCTTCAAACCTGAAGCTCTTCATGGACTTTTTGGTGGCGCGAATTTAATTCATCATCCGACGAAGAAGTCAAAGAAACATCGAGGCGAAGATGGACCTCGCAGATGGTCGGACCACTCGCGAATGCCACTCGGGAGACCGAAGGGTCAACACAGCGCACCTCGTGGAGGCCCACCCAGATCTTGGACCAATGCCGAATTGACCGAAGCCCTCCAGCAcgtttggaataaaaaaatgacaaccTCCCAAGCAAGCAGAATCTTCGGGATTCCTTACAACAGTTTGCTGATGTATGTACGTGGCAAGTACGGAAAAAGTCTTAAACTTGAACAGCTCCGCAAAGACTGCACGGGAGCCACCGGTGAGGTTATGAATTCACTAAACAATAATGTCAAAGCAATCGCTCCACCTCCCTCACAACTAACACATCCCCTGGCAGGATTACCTCATCCAGACGATCCAGGATTCCCCCCTCATCCGCTACTGCACCAAGGATTCTACCCGGACTTTGGCACATTCCCCGTGCCTGTTAACATGGTCCATTTGCTGCCACCGAGTGAGCAGAAAGCCTTCGAGTCTCCCAACAACAACAATCCCGGACTCGGTAGTCGCAGCGACAGCCGGGCCGGCGCCGGTCCCTGTGATTTAACGCCACCAAGCCGATCGCCTTCACCTTCACCTGGAGAACGTCTTCTTCACGATATTCCACAGCCACCGCAGTCCGCGCCCGCGTTGCTCCAGCAGAATGGTGCCGAATGA
- the LOC103574772 gene encoding protein NDNF isoform X2 — MFLNIRLIIVTIILTQRKNLSARGEDALQIRQTFNQTNNNNNRGRESINKTDMLYPEHQIPAIIQPGNVSKFYYLSHRDGHPLTLIVTPCTGAIQWTVNCLEAPPDNRQGEAESAALTRWPVNALIPGSPLFSYQGDEAQNFTIPRVRAGLYRLEIKTADITTRTNIPDRSPKTVLLYATSSALDHLPVSYESTRGKRHRALRFQPRRNRRRLTVSWSKSHVDPHMSNYCLAVTSGPVVHPPTLCAAQNVLETHSRPIKSSGSSREHQHRGNPEGLHCFNQTKLTLHGLKYNTTYDFTLYVVSTRNNVSTRISTESFKFRRTPAQVLRTGRYVTANLRKYDGFMNFQYQPPHNGTTEFYILPCGGGIVRAKLRGPSGFIRKKEVVGHASLKAPSLEPGSRYILGIYATPQELIKVSSVKVLATQEGSVSYPEVPTKSAPREYRSLRKCHEVTVGVESAGAAKYCVLVRELRGSSSVTGILSIPDQCGLHRRRRSEYTLEQCEDKTNPPDNRALLFTIKRLQPAKAYLVQITAQIHGQSLSYPLIDVHTRRCQL, encoded by the exons atgttccTCAATATTCGGTTGATTATTGTTACGATAATTTTAACACAACGTAAGAATCTCAGTGCTAGGGGTGAAGATGCCTTGCAAATTCGACAAACATTTAATcaaactaataataacaataatcgtGGACGTGAAAGCATCAACAAAACGGATATGTTGTATCCTGAACATCAAATACCGGCAATCATTCAACCTGGCAATGTATCCAA GTTTTATTATCTAAGTCACAGAGACGGGCATCCTTTGACGCTCATTGTAACACCCTGTACTGGAGCCATTCAGTGGACTGTCAACTGCCTCGAGGCACCGCCGGATAATCGACAAGGTGAAGCTGAAT cagcAGCATTGACACGATGGCCCGTAAATGCACTTATTCCCGGATCACCGTTATTCAGCTACCAAGGCGACGAAGCGCAAAACTTTACGATTCCGCGAGTACGTGCGGGACTTTATAGACTCGAGATAAAAACTGCAGACATAACTACGCGTACTAACATTCCCGATAGATCACCGAAGACGGTCTTGCTCTACGCAACCTCCAGCGCCTTGGATCATCTCCCAGTATCCTATGAGAGTACTCGCGGCAAGCGACATCGCGCATTGAGATTTCAACCGAGAAGAAATAGACGAAGACTCACTGTTTCCTGGAGCAAGAG tcatGTAGATCCACACATGTCTAATTACTGTCTCGCGGTAACCTCCGGGCCGGTAGTTCATCCTCCGACACTTTGTGCTGCTCAAAACGTCCTGGAAACTCATTCGCGGCCGATTAAAAGCTCTGGCTCATCACGGGAACATCAACATCGCGGCAATCCAGAGGGTCTTCACTGTTTCAATCAAACAAAACTCACTTTGCATGGTCTTAAATACAATACAACGTATGACTTTACTCTTTATGTg GTGAGCACGAGAAACAATGTATCGACACGAATATCCACTGAATCGTTTAAATTCCGTCGTACGCCCGCCCAAGTGTTACGGACTGGTCGTTATGTTACCGCGAATTTACGTAAATATGATGGATTTATGAATTTCCAATATCAGCCGCCGCACAACGGCACCAcggaattttatattttgccaTGTGGCGGCGGAATCGTGAGAGCTAAACTTCGCGGCCCGTCTGGATTTATAAGG aaaaaagaaGTAGTAGGCCACGCATCTTTGAAAGCGCCTTCATTAGAACCAGGCAGTCGTTATATTCTTGGAATCTACGCAACACCTCAGGAgttaataaaagtatcttcAGTTAAAGTTTTAGCGACACAAGAAGGATCTGTTTCATATCcagaa GTTCCAACAAAAAGCGCACCTCGGGAGTATCGATCGCTACGTAAATGTCACGAAGTTACAGTCGGGGTTGAGTCAGCAGGAGCCGCTAAGTACTGTGTCCTGGTACGAGAATTGAGGGGCTCCTCGTCTGTCACGGGAATCTTAAGCATTCCCGATCAGTGCGGTCTCCACCGTCGACGCAGGTCTGAGTACACACTCGAGCAGTGTGAGGACAAGACGAATCCGCCGGACAACCGCGCGCTTCTTTTCACCATAAAACGACTACAGCCCGCGAAAGCATACTTAGTCCAGATAACTGCTCAAATTCACGGCCAATCCCTCTCGTATCCTCTCATCGACGTTCACACCCGGAGATGCcagctataa
- the LOC103574772 gene encoding protein NDNF isoform X1, protein MFLNIRLIIVTIILTQRKNLSARGEDALQIRQTFNQTNNNNNRGRESINKTDMLYPEHQIPAIIQPGNVSKFYYLSHRDGHPLTLIVTPCTGAIQWTVNCLEAPPDNRQGEAESAALTRWPVNALIPGSPLFSYQGDEAQNFTIPRVRAGLYRLEIKTADITTRTNIPDRSPKTVLLYATSSALDHLPVSYESTRGKRHRALRFQPRRNRRRLTVSWSKSHVDPHMSNYCLAVTSGPVVHPPTLCAAQNVLETHSRPIKSSGSSREHQHRGNPEGLHCFNQTKLTLHGLKYNTTYDFTLYVVSTRNNVSTRISTESFKFRRTPAQVLRTGRYVTANLRKYDGFMNFQYQPPHNGTTEFYILPCGGGIVRAKLRGPSGFIRKKEVVGHASLKAPSLEPGSRYILGIYATPQELIKVSSVKVLATQEGSVSYPEQVPTKSAPREYRSLRKCHEVTVGVESAGAAKYCVLVRELRGSSSVTGILSIPDQCGLHRRRRSEYTLEQCEDKTNPPDNRALLFTIKRLQPAKAYLVQITAQIHGQSLSYPLIDVHTRRCQL, encoded by the exons atgttccTCAATATTCGGTTGATTATTGTTACGATAATTTTAACACAACGTAAGAATCTCAGTGCTAGGGGTGAAGATGCCTTGCAAATTCGACAAACATTTAATcaaactaataataacaataatcgtGGACGTGAAAGCATCAACAAAACGGATATGTTGTATCCTGAACATCAAATACCGGCAATCATTCAACCTGGCAATGTATCCAA GTTTTATTATCTAAGTCACAGAGACGGGCATCCTTTGACGCTCATTGTAACACCCTGTACTGGAGCCATTCAGTGGACTGTCAACTGCCTCGAGGCACCGCCGGATAATCGACAAGGTGAAGCTGAAT cagcAGCATTGACACGATGGCCCGTAAATGCACTTATTCCCGGATCACCGTTATTCAGCTACCAAGGCGACGAAGCGCAAAACTTTACGATTCCGCGAGTACGTGCGGGACTTTATAGACTCGAGATAAAAACTGCAGACATAACTACGCGTACTAACATTCCCGATAGATCACCGAAGACGGTCTTGCTCTACGCAACCTCCAGCGCCTTGGATCATCTCCCAGTATCCTATGAGAGTACTCGCGGCAAGCGACATCGCGCATTGAGATTTCAACCGAGAAGAAATAGACGAAGACTCACTGTTTCCTGGAGCAAGAG tcatGTAGATCCACACATGTCTAATTACTGTCTCGCGGTAACCTCCGGGCCGGTAGTTCATCCTCCGACACTTTGTGCTGCTCAAAACGTCCTGGAAACTCATTCGCGGCCGATTAAAAGCTCTGGCTCATCACGGGAACATCAACATCGCGGCAATCCAGAGGGTCTTCACTGTTTCAATCAAACAAAACTCACTTTGCATGGTCTTAAATACAATACAACGTATGACTTTACTCTTTATGTg GTGAGCACGAGAAACAATGTATCGACACGAATATCCACTGAATCGTTTAAATTCCGTCGTACGCCCGCCCAAGTGTTACGGACTGGTCGTTATGTTACCGCGAATTTACGTAAATATGATGGATTTATGAATTTCCAATATCAGCCGCCGCACAACGGCACCAcggaattttatattttgccaTGTGGCGGCGGAATCGTGAGAGCTAAACTTCGCGGCCCGTCTGGATTTATAAGG aaaaaagaaGTAGTAGGCCACGCATCTTTGAAAGCGCCTTCATTAGAACCAGGCAGTCGTTATATTCTTGGAATCTACGCAACACCTCAGGAgttaataaaagtatcttcAGTTAAAGTTTTAGCGACACAAGAAGGATCTGTTTCATATCcagaa cAGGTTCCAACAAAAAGCGCACCTCGGGAGTATCGATCGCTACGTAAATGTCACGAAGTTACAGTCGGGGTTGAGTCAGCAGGAGCCGCTAAGTACTGTGTCCTGGTACGAGAATTGAGGGGCTCCTCGTCTGTCACGGGAATCTTAAGCATTCCCGATCAGTGCGGTCTCCACCGTCGACGCAGGTCTGAGTACACACTCGAGCAGTGTGAGGACAAGACGAATCCGCCGGACAACCGCGCGCTTCTTTTCACCATAAAACGACTACAGCCCGCGAAAGCATACTTAGTCCAGATAACTGCTCAAATTCACGGCCAATCCCTCTCGTATCCTCTCATCGACGTTCACACCCGGAGATGCcagctataa
- the LOC103574833 gene encoding orexin receptor type 2 gives MNVAFEDDFIVLADEFREILQVIIWPVVIVGLVANLAVILRILLPIKSNKNSNLKPFYRSSLISLAVADLLMILASGTNTLSILSSKTFIWNLSSTACTLIPYLQTVAMIVASLNLAFVAIDRFAAIQPRLPPAKPSNSLGILIMIIIITWSIALGSSYPVLNIYTSETVTIITNSTAYTAALCIVNDRNSAATIYTALFTVIFLPLATVFILVYILLARSIYKKKFPGNQSTGGSISQEISTASTSITTSAPKPVKNKKIPMHVIRKRRTVRVILILIGVFVLCRMPQWSFLVTKLYIKVSHKFWWHLQVILTLLSLINAAVHPFLYAFLNEALSLVTWINSLCIKSTSKESSKNIPDSITVKIPRSPYAA, from the exons atgaacgtGGCGTTCGAGGATGATTTTATCGTGTTGGCTGACGAATTTCGTGAGATTTTACAAGTGATAATATGGCCAGTGGTGATTGTGGGCTTAGTAGCCAATCTCGCAGTTATATTACGAATTTTACTAccaataaaaagtaataaaaattcaaatctcaAGCCATTTTATCGGTCATCCTTAATTTCGTTGGCTGTCGCCGATCTACTGATGATTTTAGCATCAGGTACCAATACCCTATCCATCCTATCCAGCAAAACCTTTATCTGGAACCTGTCATCCACTGCCTGTACCCTAATTCCGTATCTCCAAACGGTTGCGATGATCGTCGCGTCTCTAAACCTCGCGTTCGTCGCAATAGATCGTTTTGCGGCGATCCAGCCTCGTCTGCCTCCAGCAAAACCCTCAAATTCTTTGGGAATTctcataatgataataattatcacatGGAGTATTGCCCTGGGCTCTTCTTACCCAGTTTTAAACATCTATACCTCGgaaacagttaccataataacAAATTCAACTGCCTACAC TGCTGCACTGTGCATTGTCAATGATCGCAATTCAGCCGCGACTATTTACACAGCTCtatttactgtaatttttctaCCACTCGCTACCGTATTCATACTCGTTTACATTCTGCTGGCTCGCagtatctacaaaaaaaaatttcccggtaATCAATCAACTGGAGGTTCAATCAGCCAAGAAATTTCCAcag CATCGACAAGTATCACGACGAGTGCACCCAAACCagtgaagaataaaaaaattccaatgcATGTAATCCGCAAGCGTCGAACCGTacgtgtaattttaattttaatcggCGTGTTTGTTTTGTGCCGGATGCCTCAGTGGTCATTTCTGGTAACTAAATTATACATCAAAGTGAGCCATAAATTCTGGTGGCACTTGCAAGTAATTTTGACATTACTGTCACTAATAAATGCCGCGGTACATCCATTTCTTTATGCATTTCTAAACGAAGCACTGTCACTAGTTACTTGGATAAATTCCTTGTGTATTAAGTCTACGAGCAAAGAGTCCTCAAAAAATATTCCTGACAGCATCACTGTAAAAATACCCCGAAGTCCTTATGCCGCTTAA
- the LOC103574774 gene encoding SET domain-containing protein SmydA-8, producing MEAESGICEVCKSEAKHRCTGCKMKFYCGAAHQRDDWPQHKLTCRSWEINESPELGKHLIATRDLNPGDLVIAETPLVWGPARHTERICVGCGDPNVRVRCPGCSWYACKVSCDGLVDENRHAVECKVLEGLRLIPSYDFLMVLRMILIYKKSPGRWRTLDSLESHQEDRGRDTEAYEETEMMIEQLEPIIEALAVDKEVVRKICGLIDVNALETNPPEGSVAIYQYACLLEHSCLANTRHNFTVDYKGRPRIIVTAATFIKKGQHISTTYTHVLWSTRARREHLLATKYFACHCERCKDPTELKSHLSTLKCTCGSGLVLPKDPLDLDTEWSCNSCPGTLTSSEVLQLTDRLDEEVENAMTTAKESVLSDLLSRLQVLLHPGHQHCIAVAHSLIQLQSPDNPQKRELCVRILETTSILDPYGTRLCLYTAVALRELAGCPGEDRQLNLKRAIELLKHEPAQSPGEKFKKLIETEL from the exons ATGGAAGCTGAGTCAGGAATATGTGAAGTTTGTAAATCAGAAGCTAAACATCGTTGCACGGGTTGCAAAATGAAGTTTTACTGTGGTGCAGCTCATCAACGTGACGATTGGCCGCAACACAAACTCACCTGTCGTTCCTGGGAAATAAACGAGTCTCCAGAACTGGGAAAACATTTGATAGCAACCCGGGATTTGAACCCTGGAGATTTAGTGATAGCGGAGACTCCGTTGGTTTGGGGACCAGCGAGACACACTGAGCGTATTTGCGTCGGCTGCGGGGACCCAAATGTCCGGGTCCGATGTCCAGGATGCTCATGGTATGCGTGCAAAGTATCATGTGACGGACTCGTTGACGAAAACCGGCACGCGGTCGAGTGCAAAGTACTCGAGGGCCTGCGTCTTATTCCTTCGTACGATTTCCTCATGGTCTTGAGGATGATTCTGATTTACAAGAAGAGTCCAGGGCGCTGGCGGACTCTCGATAGTCTGGAGAGCCATCAAGAAGATCGGGGACGAGATACTGAAGCTTACGAGGAAACAGAGATGATGATTGAGCAATTGGAACCGATTATTGAAGCTCTGGCTGTTGATAAAGAGGTTGTACGTAAAATTTGTGGACTTATCGATGTCAATGCATTGGAGACAAATCCTCCCGAAGGTTCCGTTGCTATCTATCAGTACGCTTGTCTACTTGAACACTCGTGTCTCGCTAATACGCGTCATAATTTTACTGTCGATTATAAAGGACGCCCGAGAATTATCGTCACCGCTgctacatttattaaaaa aggCCAGCATATAAGCACAACATACACTCACGTGTTATGGTCAACCAGAGCCCGCCGTGAGCATTTATTAGCAACAAAATACTTTGCATGTCACTGCGAGCGGTGTAAAGATCCAACGGAGTTAAAAAGTCACTTGAGTACTCTCAAGTGCACATGCGGATCTGGTCTTGTGTTACCTAAAGATCCTCTTGATTTAGATACCGAGTGGTCTTGCAACTCATGCCCAg gAACTTTAACATCATCAGAAGTGTTGCAATTAACAGATCGTCTGGACGAAGAAGTTGAAAACGCAATGACTACCGCCAAAGAATCAGTactaagtgatttattatcaag ATTGCAAGTACTTTTACATCCTGGTCATCAGCATTGCATTGCAGTCGCACACTCGCTTATCCAACTGCAGTCTCCCGATAATCCGCAAAAACGTGAATTATGTGTACGCATCCTAGAGACAACATCAATACTAGATCCTTATGGTACTCGACTTTGTTTATATACGGCGGTGGCATTACGAGAGTTAGCTGGATGCCCTGGGGAAGATCGTCAGCTTAATTTGAAACGTGCTATTGAGTTACTTAAACATGAGCCAGCTCAAAGTCCCggtgaaaaattcaaaaaactcatAGAGactgaattataa
- the LOC103574775 gene encoding B-cell CLL/lymphoma 7 protein family member A, with the protein MMSRSVRAETRSRAKDDIKRVMQVVDKVRHWEKKWVTIGETTMKIYKWVPISTLELKKKAKSLADKENGIPRKSGIDSSNNSNFGLTEDSNTCFSTVSDSQGMTDFSTHLGFSEDSNSQNSEPAPKVLKTE; encoded by the exons ATGATGTCGCGATCCGTGCGAGCGGAAACACGAAGTCGTGCCAAAGATGACATAAAAAGAGTTATGCAAGTTGTTGATAAAGTTCGCCactg GGAAAAAAAATGGGTTACGATAGGAGAGAcaacaatgaaaatttataaatgggTTCCAATATCAACACTCGAGCTG aaaaaaaaagctaaatcCTTAGCCGATAAAGAAAATGGAATACCAAGGAAAAGTGGAATCGattcatcaaataattcaaattttgggcTTACTGAAGATTCAAATacat gCTTTTCGACTGTAAGTGATTCGCAAGGTATGACAGATTTTTCAACTCATCTAGGGTTTTCAGAAGATTCAAACTCCCAAAACAGTGAACCGGCTCCAAAAGTACTCAAGACTGAATGA
- the LOC103574777 gene encoding C-factor, translating into MRSILITGCNRGLGLGLVQHLTQLPNPPEKIFATCRDINKADKLREIAERSNNVHIIKADLKDLKDYDRIVNEVSSHVGDAGLNVLFNNAAIMTQSTKLEGVKAEDLTEVYFVNTVVPIMLTKAFLPLLKKAATGKQGMGVDRAAVINMTSLMGSIADNGSGGAYPYRCSKAALNAATKSMSVDLKDDGILVACMHPGWVKTDMGGSNAPMDIDSSVQNMVKTVLGLSEKDNGTFIRNDGTILPW; encoded by the exons atgcgttcaattttaataactggATGTAACAGAGGATTGGGATTGGGTTTAGTTCAACATCTAACTCAATTACCAAATCCaccagaaaaaatatttgctacTTGTCGTGACATAAATAAAGCTGAT AAATTACGAGAAATCGCTGAAAGATCAAATAATGTCCACATCATAAAAGCAg ATCTGAAAGATTTGAAAGATTATGACCGAATTGTAAATGAAGTCAGCTCGCATGTTGGAGATGCTGGTTTGAATGTCCTGTTTAATAACGCCGCTATAATGACACAGTCAACAAAACTTGAAGGAGTCAAAGCTGAAGATTTAACAGAAGTTTATTTTGTCAATACTGTGGTACCCATAATGTTAACCAAg GCATTTCTGCCTCTGCTAAAAAAAGCCGCGACAGGAAAACAGGGTATGGGAGTAGACCGCGCTGCTGTTATCAACATGACATCTTTGATGGGAAGCATTGCAGACAACGGATCAGGTGGAGCTTATCCGTACAGATGCAGCAAAGCGGCGCTAAATGCCGCCACCAAGTCGATGAGTGTCGATCTGAAAGACGACGGAATCCTGGTGGCTTGCATGCATCCGGGATGGGTAAAAACGGACATGGGTGGTAGTAACGCGCCAATGGATATTGATTCCAGTGTTCAGAATATGGTTAAAACTGTTCTAGGACTCTCTGAGAAAGATAATGGAACTTTTATTAGAAACGACGGTACCATTTTGCCCtg gtaa
- the LOC103574779 gene encoding C-factor isoform X1 — MMRSILITGCNRGLGLGLVQHLTQLPNPPEKIFATCRDINKAEKLREIADKSKNVYIIKADLKDFKDYARVVNEISSHVGDAGLNVLFNNAGVATKFTRIGMVKAEQMTETYLVNTVAPIMFTQAFLPLLKKAAEGKQGLGVHRAAVINMTSIIGSIAENKMGGFYPYMCSKTALNAATKSMSIDLEADGILVACMHPGWVKTDMGGNNAPMDIDSSCGDMVKTVLGLSEKDNGAFLQHDGTTLPW, encoded by the exons atgatgcggtcaattttaattactgggTGTAACAGAGGATTGGGTTTGGGTTTAGTCCAACATCTAACTCAATTACCAAACCCaccggaaaaaatatttgctacTTGTCGTGATATTAATAAAGCTGAG aaaCTACGAGAAATTGCTGACAAGTCAAAGAATGTCTACATTATAAAAGCAG aTTTGAAGGATTTCAAGGACTATGCCCGAGTTGTTAATGAAATCAGCTCGCATGTTGGAGATGCTGGTTTGAATGTACTGTTTAATAATGCTGGAGTCGCTACCAAGTTCACGAGAATCGGGATGGTGAAGGCCGAACAGATGACAGAAACTTATCTGGTCAATACTGTGGCACCGATAATGTTTACGCAG GCATTTCTGCCGCTACTGAAAAAAGCAGCAGAAGGAAAACAAGGTCTGGGAGTACATCGTGCGGCGGTTATTAATATGACATCGATAATTGGAAGCATCGCTGAGAATAAAATGGGAGGATTTTATCCGTACATGTGCAGCAAGACGGCACTGAATGCCGCTACCAAGTCAATGAGCATAGATTTGGAAGCTGATGGTATTCTGGTGGCTTGCATGCATCCTGGATGGGTAAAAACAGACATGGGTGGTAATAATGCGCCAATGGATATTGATTCTAGCTGCGGGGATATGGTTAAAACTGTTCTAGGACTTTCTGAGAAAGACAATGGGGCTTTTCTTCAACATGATGGTACTACTTTACCATG GTAA
- the LOC103574779 gene encoding C-factor isoform X2: MMRSILITGCNRGLGLGLVQHLTQLPNPPEKIFATCRDINKAEKLREIADKSKNVYIIKADLKDFKDYARVVNEISSHVGDAGLNVLFNNAGVATKFTRIGMVKAEQMTETYLVNTVAPIMFTQAFLPLLKKAAEGKQGLGVHRAAVINMTSIIGSIAENKMGGFYPYMCSKTALNAATKSMSIDLEADGILVACMHPGWVKTDMGGNNAPMDIDSSCGDMVKTVLGLSEKDNGAFLQHDGTTLPW; this comes from the exons atgatgcggtcaattttaattactgggTGTAACAGAGGATTGGGTTTGGGTTTAGTCCAACATCTAACTCAATTACCAAACCCaccggaaaaaatatttgctacTTGTCGTGATATTAATAAAGCTGAG aaaCTACGAGAAATTGCTGACAAGTCAAAGAATGTCTACATTATAAAAGCAG aTTTGAAGGATTTCAAGGACTATGCCCGAGTTGTTAATGAAATCAGCTCGCATGTTGGAGATGCTGGTTTGAATGTACTGTTTAATAATGCTGGAGTCGCTACCAAGTTCACGAGAATCGGGATGGTGAAGGCCGAACAGATGACAGAAACTTATCTGGTCAATACTGTGGCACCGATAATGTTTACGCAG GCATTTCTGCCGCTACTGAAAAAAGCAGCAGAAGGAAAACAAGGTCTGGGAGTACATCGTGCGGCGGTTATTAATATGACATCGATAATTGGAAGCATCGCTGAGAATAAAATGGGAGGATTTTATCCGTACATGTGCAGCAAGACGGCACTGAATGCCGCTACCAAGTCAATGAGCATAGATTTGGAAGCTGATGGTATTCTGGTGGCTTGCATGCATCCTGGATGGGTAAAAACAGACATGGGTGGTAATAATGCGCCAATGGATATTGATTCTAGCTGCGGGGATATGGTTAAAACTGTTCTAGGACTTTCTGAGAAAGACAATGGGGCTTTTCTTCAACATGATGGTACTACTTTACCATGGTag